A single region of the Polymorphum gilvum SL003B-26A1 genome encodes:
- a CDS encoding DUF6378 domain-containing protein produces the protein MSGETMLKHAASVVAERRKIYGEPAAAMAVVARRWSITLGRPITPAEVVLCLIDLKLARLGHDPKHQDSILDIAGYAAVLQEVGR, from the coding sequence ATGAGCGGGGAGACGATGCTCAAACATGCCGCGTCGGTCGTCGCCGAGCGCCGCAAGATATACGGCGAGCCGGCCGCCGCGATGGCCGTGGTCGCCAGACGCTGGTCGATCACGCTCGGCCGGCCCATCACGCCGGCGGAGGTCGTGCTCTGCCTCATCGATCTGAAGCTGGCGCGGCTCGGGCACGATCCGAAGCATCAGGACTCGATCCTCGACATCGCCGGCTATGCAGCGGTGCTGCAGGAGGTCGGACGATGA
- a CDS encoding terminase small subunit, Nu1, which yields MATNTQPIAVIARLLDLTERRVQQLARDGIIPASARTGPERGRYDLVGTVRGYVRYLRELATRSQTGAADFGVERARLIKAKADLAEMDAQVRRGDLLPAAQVEEAWIAVLARLRARLLVLPDRLAPLVHEETTIAGTRAQIRDAITEALAELASLPTIAVDAEGAGAAGAGDTQGADDPGAAADPDDQ from the coding sequence ATGGCGACCAATACCCAACCGATCGCGGTCATCGCCCGGCTCCTGGACCTGACCGAAAGGCGGGTCCAGCAGCTGGCGCGCGACGGGATCATCCCGGCGTCAGCCCGCACCGGCCCCGAGCGCGGGCGCTACGATCTCGTCGGCACGGTGCGCGGCTATGTGCGCTACCTGCGCGAGCTGGCGACGCGGTCGCAGACGGGCGCCGCCGATTTCGGTGTCGAGCGCGCCCGGCTGATCAAGGCCAAGGCCGATCTCGCCGAAATGGACGCCCAAGTTCGGCGCGGCGATCTCTTGCCGGCCGCTCAGGTCGAGGAGGCGTGGATCGCGGTGCTGGCCCGCCTGCGCGCGCGTCTGCTGGTCCTACCCGACAGGCTGGCGCCGCTCGTCCACGAGGAGACGACCATTGCCGGCACGCGCGCGCAGATCCGCGACGCGATCACCGAAGCGCTCGCGGAACTCGCCAGCCTCCCGACCATCGCCGTTGATGCTGAAGGGGCCGGCGCGGCTGGCGCAGGCGACACGCAAGGCGCTGATGATCCTGGCGCCGCCGCCGACCCTGACGATCAGTGA
- a CDS encoding DUF7220 family protein: MMQSRRMSLIEALSNVAIGYGVAVLTQIAVFPLFGLQVSLSDNLLIGALFTLVSVARSYAVRRMFERMRSWTA, from the coding sequence ATGATGCAGTCGCGCCGAATGTCCTTGATCGAGGCGTTGAGCAATGTCGCGATCGGTTACGGCGTGGCCGTGCTGACCCAGATCGCGGTCTTCCCGCTGTTCGGTCTGCAGGTGTCCCTGAGCGACAATCTGTTGATCGGCGCTCTATTCACGCTGGTATCCGTGGCGCGCAGCTATGCCGTGCGGCGCATGTTCGAGAGAATGCGCTCTTGGACTGCATAA
- a CDS encoding DUF7146 domain-containing protein yields the protein MAGLRDRTGAWVPQHFPNGRRNGDEWRLANINGAAPRKNGSCVITLRGEHAGDWIDFDGGQGGGPLSTLEQATGLKGRDLFAYAADLVGWSAAAPARRDPSAAPAKPEKDPAREIEIILSRALPIAGTPGEAYLRARGLTVPPPSDLLFHPDLTHWDTRTGFPAIVGLVRDRAGSVVALHRIYLRPDGAAKAEVEKPKKMLGRVGGGAVRLAPIGDDAVLGLSEGIETALAVMTACPDMAVWATLSATNLEQVVLPPEARRVVLLADHDASGAGLRAAEAAARRLLAEGRSVAIALPRAEGEDFNDVLLRNGAGAVRQIIDAAEPCAVADGTDAQDGARNRPIGFVEPQGRLPQLRADEGDLARAHARSWGLLLASNRTPWLFRSGGMPTWAVHDDDGLPMARPVTEERLRHMLAKLADWRRLARNGDLVPAHPPTPLIKSLLATPDPGLPVLAGIVTTPVFGRNGALLTEPGYHPDARLLYQPTPGFAVPQVPERPSPAEIATARSLIVDDMLGEFPFTGHAERAHAVALMLLGFLRAMIDAPTPLHLIEKPTPGTGATLMVDAIATVLTGVSASVMTEGRDDEEWRKRLTAKLRQIPSIVLIDNLRHPLDSSALAAALTAPFWEDRILGASEMTRLPIRCVWIATGNNPEFSNEMARRIVRIRLDARVDQPWRREGFRHPDLMSWVRANRPRLVAACLTLCRAWLAAGRPRGARMIGSYESWSRIMGGVLEVAGIEGFLANLDEMLAAADGEGAIWRSFIGAWWDRFGTAEVGTSDLYEVALACEPPLPLGAGGDRSQRTRLGKALARMRDRVFDIDGRKMRVRTLGVSHQAKRWQLTIEGERGERFPQGVAASGGERCAEKGNVETQRSPAQPIETKGSGERGEHGERFSTLTHVRGCAHAMEDGEKRSPPSSPSQSACSSTACTGEHAGEHPSPRSPNGVAPDWLKEVL from the coding sequence GTGGCCGGCCTGCGTGACAGGACCGGCGCTTGGGTGCCGCAGCACTTCCCGAACGGCCGGCGCAACGGCGACGAATGGCGTCTCGCCAATATCAATGGCGCTGCGCCGCGAAAGAACGGTTCCTGCGTGATCACGCTCAGAGGCGAGCACGCCGGCGACTGGATCGACTTCGACGGCGGCCAGGGCGGCGGACCGCTCAGCACGCTGGAACAGGCGACCGGCCTCAAGGGCCGCGACCTCTTCGCCTATGCCGCCGATCTGGTCGGATGGTCGGCCGCGGCGCCAGCGCGGCGCGACCCCTCGGCGGCTCCTGCGAAACCGGAGAAAGACCCTGCCCGAGAAATCGAGATCATCCTCTCGCGGGCCCTCCCGATCGCCGGCACACCGGGCGAGGCCTATCTGCGCGCACGAGGACTGACGGTCCCGCCACCGTCCGACCTCCTGTTCCATCCGGACCTCACGCATTGGGACACGAGGACCGGGTTCCCGGCCATCGTCGGGCTGGTTCGCGACCGCGCCGGCAGCGTGGTTGCCCTGCACCGCATCTACCTGCGGCCGGACGGGGCGGCGAAAGCCGAGGTCGAAAAGCCGAAGAAGATGCTGGGCCGGGTTGGCGGCGGCGCGGTGCGCCTGGCGCCGATCGGCGACGACGCTGTCCTTGGTCTCAGCGAAGGCATCGAAACGGCGCTCGCCGTGATGACGGCCTGCCCGGATATGGCGGTATGGGCGACGCTCTCGGCCACCAACCTCGAACAGGTCGTCCTGCCGCCGGAGGCCCGGCGTGTCGTTCTGCTGGCCGATCACGATGCGTCAGGCGCGGGCCTTCGTGCAGCCGAGGCGGCGGCGCGGCGTCTCCTCGCGGAAGGCCGCAGCGTCGCCATCGCCCTACCGCGGGCGGAAGGCGAGGATTTCAACGACGTTCTGCTGCGCAACGGCGCGGGCGCGGTCCGCCAGATCATCGACGCGGCCGAGCCCTGTGCAGTGGCGGATGGCACGGATGCGCAGGATGGCGCCCGAAACCGCCCGATCGGCTTCGTCGAGCCCCAGGGGCGCTTGCCGCAACTGCGCGCCGATGAGGGCGATCTCGCCCGCGCCCACGCACGCAGCTGGGGTTTGCTGCTCGCCTCGAACAGGACACCCTGGCTCTTTCGCAGCGGCGGCATGCCGACATGGGCCGTGCACGACGATGACGGCCTGCCCATGGCCCGGCCGGTGACGGAAGAGCGCCTGCGCCACATGCTGGCCAAGCTCGCCGATTGGCGGCGTCTGGCGCGAAACGGCGATCTCGTTCCCGCGCATCCGCCGACGCCGCTCATCAAGTCGCTGCTGGCGACGCCCGATCCCGGCCTGCCGGTCCTGGCGGGGATCGTCACCACGCCGGTCTTCGGCCGCAATGGCGCCCTCCTGACCGAGCCCGGCTACCACCCCGATGCGCGGCTGCTCTACCAGCCGACACCAGGCTTTGCCGTGCCGCAGGTGCCGGAGCGCCCGTCGCCGGCGGAGATCGCGACCGCGCGCAGTCTCATCGTCGACGACATGCTCGGCGAGTTCCCCTTCACCGGCCACGCGGAGCGGGCGCATGCCGTTGCCTTGATGCTGCTCGGCTTTCTTCGCGCCATGATCGACGCGCCGACGCCGCTCCACCTGATCGAGAAGCCGACACCCGGCACCGGCGCGACCCTGATGGTCGACGCAATCGCGACCGTGCTCACCGGCGTCAGCGCCTCCGTGATGACCGAGGGCCGCGACGACGAAGAGTGGCGCAAGCGGCTGACCGCCAAGCTGCGCCAGATTCCCTCGATCGTGCTCATCGACAATCTGCGTCATCCGCTCGACTCCTCGGCGCTCGCGGCAGCGCTCACCGCACCCTTCTGGGAGGACCGGATTCTCGGGGCGTCCGAGATGACGCGATTGCCGATCCGCTGCGTCTGGATCGCGACCGGCAACAATCCCGAATTCTCCAACGAGATGGCGCGCCGCATCGTGCGCATCCGCCTCGACGCCCGTGTTGATCAACCCTGGCGGCGCGAGGGGTTCCGTCACCCCGATCTCATGAGCTGGGTCCGCGCCAACCGGCCCCGCCTCGTCGCGGCCTGCCTTACGCTGTGCCGGGCCTGGCTGGCCGCCGGCAGGCCACGGGGCGCGCGCATGATCGGGAGCTACGAGAGCTGGTCGCGCATCATGGGCGGCGTCCTCGAGGTCGCCGGGATCGAAGGGTTTCTCGCCAACCTCGACGAGATGCTCGCTGCCGCCGATGGCGAGGGCGCGATCTGGCGCAGTTTCATCGGCGCCTGGTGGGACCGCTTCGGGACGGCGGAGGTCGGCACCAGCGATCTCTATGAGGTGGCGTTGGCCTGCGAGCCGCCGCTGCCGCTGGGCGCCGGGGGCGACCGGTCACAGCGCACACGGCTCGGCAAGGCGCTCGCCCGCATGCGCGACCGGGTCTTCGATATCGACGGCCGCAAGATGCGCGTGCGCACGCTGGGCGTCTCCCATCAGGCCAAGCGCTGGCAGCTCACGATCGAAGGGGAACGTGGGGAACGTTTTCCGCAAGGTGTCGCGGCATCGGGCGGGGAACGTTGCGCCGAAAAAGGGAACGTCGAAACCCAACGTTCCCCGGCACAACCCATTGAAACAAAAGGCTCCGGGGAACGTGGGGAACATGGGGAACGTTTTTCGACACTAACGCATGTGCGCGGCTGCGCCCACGCGATGGAGGATGGGGAAAAACGTTCCCCACCTTCGTCACCTTCCCAAAGCGCTTGTTCCTCAACGGCTTGCACCGGGGAACATGCGGGGGAACATCCCTCACCACGTTCCCCGAACGGCGTTGCGCCGGACTGGCTCAAGGAGGTGCTCTGA
- a CDS encoding DUF3489 domain-containing protein, with translation MTKLSDTQTIVLSAAAQRANMLALPLPKNLKGGAAQKVIASLLKQGLLEEIDADARIGEHVWRETGDGHGVTLAITEHGLAAIGIEPEASRDAAEPTQSDHAAVKTPTKPNAREGSKQAQLIAMLQGADGATIAEIAAAFGWQPHTVRGAIAGALKKKLGLDVTSEKIEGRGRVYRLSREG, from the coding sequence ATGACCAAACTCTCCGACACACAGACGATCGTCCTCAGCGCCGCCGCGCAGCGCGCGAACATGCTGGCGCTACCGCTCCCGAAGAACCTCAAGGGCGGCGCCGCGCAGAAAGTGATCGCTTCGCTCCTCAAGCAGGGCCTGCTTGAAGAGATCGATGCCGACGCGCGCATCGGCGAGCACGTCTGGCGCGAGACCGGCGACGGCCACGGCGTCACACTCGCGATCACCGAGCACGGGCTCGCCGCCATTGGCATCGAGCCGGAGGCCTCGCGCGACGCTGCGGAGCCGACGCAAAGCGATCACGCTGCCGTCAAGACGCCAACGAAGCCAAATGCCCGCGAAGGCAGCAAGCAGGCCCAGCTGATCGCCATGCTGCAGGGCGCCGACGGAGCAACCATCGCCGAGATCGCCGCCGCCTTCGGCTGGCAGCCGCACACCGTGCGCGGCGCCATCGCCGGGGCGCTCAAGAAGAAGCTCGGGCTCGACGTGACCTCCGAGAAGATCGAGGGACGCGGTCGGGTCTACCGCCTCAGCCGGGAGGGTTGA
- a CDS encoding DUF6362 family protein translates to MADWTREQVEERLIEAADVMKRLPEVRVQGYFSVWPKIVHEFADLVGQEPPRMKRPPPLPDAISRMEATLPWLRWLEPDDARLVWARAEGTPWKPICWRFGISRATACRRWEYGLSVITWKLNGQQVPAKRSRAFLVDRVRSSSSF, encoded by the coding sequence ATGGCTGATTGGACTCGCGAACAAGTCGAGGAGCGGCTGATCGAAGCTGCTGACGTCATGAAGCGCCTCCCCGAGGTTCGGGTGCAGGGGTATTTCTCGGTGTGGCCGAAGATCGTGCATGAGTTCGCTGATCTCGTCGGTCAGGAGCCGCCGCGCATGAAGCGTCCGCCGCCCTTGCCGGACGCCATCAGCCGCATGGAGGCGACGCTGCCCTGGCTCAGATGGCTGGAGCCCGACGATGCCCGGCTTGTCTGGGCGCGCGCCGAGGGCACGCCGTGGAAGCCGATCTGCTGGCGCTTTGGGATCTCCCGCGCCACGGCGTGCCGCCGCTGGGAGTACGGCCTCAGCGTCATCACCTGGAAGCTGAATGGACAGCAAGTGCCGGCGAAGCGTTCGCGCGCCTTCCTCGTCGACCGAGTTCGGTCGTCAAGTTCATTTTGA
- a CDS encoding DNA modification methylase, with product MDVVETPIDKLVPYARNPRRNEEAVATVAASLAEFGWRQPIVVDEDMVIVVGHTRYEAAKRLGMTSVPVHVAHGLTPAQLRAYRLMDNRSHQNASWDDELLKLELADLKLDEFDLALTGFEDDELARLLAEAPVEGLVDEDEVPEPPATPVTRRGDLWILGEHRLLCGDSISAKDVIRLMNGERAALFATDPPYLVDYDGTNHPTKKNASARAKKIANKDWSDDYIEQKHWDDSSQGPQFYEAFMQVAIDCAIKEDAAWYCWHASRRQAMLEACWSKFDVLHHQQIIWAKSRPVLTRSIMLWAHEPCLFGWRSGNKPRVNREGFENWPTTVWSIPSSEIETREHPTSKPVRVFTLPMELHTVPGEICYEPFSGSGSQIIAGERTGRRVYGLELSETFCDVIVNRWQAFTGKSARLDGENRSFDKVKTERIGARDSDQDAA from the coding sequence ATGGACGTCGTCGAAACGCCGATCGACAAGCTTGTGCCCTATGCGCGCAACCCGCGCCGCAACGAGGAGGCTGTCGCCACGGTCGCCGCCTCGCTGGCCGAGTTCGGCTGGCGTCAGCCGATCGTCGTCGACGAGGACATGGTGATCGTCGTCGGCCACACCCGCTACGAGGCGGCCAAGCGGCTCGGCATGACGAGCGTGCCGGTGCATGTCGCGCATGGCCTGACGCCGGCGCAGCTGCGCGCCTACCGGCTGATGGACAACCGCTCGCATCAGAATGCGAGCTGGGACGACGAGCTGCTCAAGCTCGAACTGGCCGATCTGAAGCTCGACGAGTTCGACCTGGCGCTGACCGGTTTCGAGGACGACGAACTGGCCCGTCTCCTGGCCGAGGCGCCCGTCGAGGGGCTGGTGGACGAAGACGAGGTTCCGGAGCCGCCCGCCACGCCCGTCACCCGCCGCGGCGATCTCTGGATCCTTGGGGAGCACCGCCTGCTCTGCGGAGATTCGATCTCGGCCAAGGATGTCATCCGACTGATGAACGGCGAACGCGCCGCGCTGTTTGCGACCGATCCGCCCTACCTCGTCGACTATGACGGCACCAACCATCCGACGAAGAAGAACGCATCCGCCCGCGCCAAGAAGATCGCGAACAAGGACTGGTCCGACGACTACATCGAACAGAAGCACTGGGACGATTCATCCCAGGGGCCGCAGTTCTATGAAGCGTTCATGCAGGTCGCCATCGACTGCGCCATCAAGGAGGACGCGGCCTGGTATTGCTGGCATGCCTCGCGGCGCCAGGCGATGCTGGAAGCCTGCTGGTCGAAGTTCGACGTTCTGCATCACCAGCAGATCATCTGGGCCAAGAGCCGTCCGGTGCTCACGCGCTCGATCATGCTGTGGGCGCACGAGCCCTGCCTGTTCGGCTGGCGCTCGGGCAACAAGCCGCGCGTCAACCGCGAAGGCTTCGAGAACTGGCCGACGACGGTGTGGTCCATCCCGTCGAGCGAGATCGAGACGCGCGAGCACCCGACCTCGAAACCGGTGCGCGTGTTCACGCTGCCGATGGAGCTGCACACCGTGCCGGGGGAAATCTGCTACGAGCCCTTCTCGGGCTCGGGCTCGCAGATCATCGCGGGCGAGCGCACGGGTAGACGCGTCTACGGCCTCGAACTCTCTGAGACCTTTTGTGACGTGATCGTCAACCGCTGGCAGGCCTTCACGGGGAAATCGGCAAGGCTGGACGGCGAGAATCGCAGCTTCGACAAGGTGAAGACCGAGCGCATCGGCGCTCGTGACAGCGATCAGGACGCCGCATGA